The proteins below are encoded in one region of Tachypleus tridentatus isolate NWPU-2018 chromosome 4, ASM421037v1, whole genome shotgun sequence:
- the LOC143248090 gene encoding uncharacterized protein LOC143248090: MTALIIHCTVLVWVMVFWKMASCSNDPQTGIPVVFKRQVEDISKTGTETVGLSGISNQTVAPPSFQPTKNDQIDSSLDEDFINKMASTTQFLVDANSNTTGLISSRSSQDSTSFPDTTMAINQSDALTSTTSITDQSDVLSNITIITNQTDATATFSSTLSNTVRTEQQENSTNLTPGESEYPKTQCVLEEGLECTEQIVCYGEGNINCDQEDEKEGYRNDESEVDDDVIFNTSSKMDNITANLMFGILPTDIAIVAPSEADDTNASISKEAFLRNNFSEMRKFYPQQRISPAYNIHRLYSVEQMADNKTDAAMKDASDKMSSLPNKRSHCKMEGELRCSPQPTTMICRGRTKCVVYKAGRELEDWEIGVIALLTVVGLLLLVVLLGVFYTS; this comes from the exons ATGACCCACAAACTGGGATTCCTGTTGTTTTCAAACGTCAGGTAGAAGATATTTCAAAAACTGGTACCGAAACCGTTGGCTTAAGTGGTATTTCCAACCAAACCGTCGCACCCCCTTCTTTTCAGCCCACCAAAAATGACCAAATCGACTCAAGTTTAGACGAAGATTTCATAAACAAAATGGCTTCTACCACGCAGTTTTTAGTAGATGCTAACAGTAATACAACTGGATTAATTTCATCGCGCAGTTCTCAGGATTCAACGTCTTTTCCAGATACTACCATGGCTATCAACCAATCAGATGCTTTAACTAGCACAACCTCTATCACCGACCAATCAGATGTCTTATCAAACATAACCATTATCACCAATCAAACAGACGCTACAGCGACGTTTAGTTCAACTCTGAGTAATACCGTTAGGACAGAACAACAGGAAAATTCGACAAATTTGACACCAGGTGAATCGGAATATCCAA AAACTCAGTGCGTCTTGGAGGAAGGACTGGAGTGCACAGAACAGATAGTTTGCTACGGCGAGGGGAACATCAACTGTGATCAGGAAGATGAAAAAGAAG GATATCGAAACGATGAGTCAGAGGTTGATGATGATGTGATATTCAACACATCCAGTAAGATGGACAACATCACAGCTAACTTAATGTTTGGGATACTTCCCACTGACATCGCTATCGTTGCGCCCTCTGAAGCTGACGACACTAACGCTTCGATATCAAAAGAAGCATTTCTGAGAAATAACTTCTCAGAGATGAGGAAATTTTATCCACAACAACGTATTTCTCCAGCTTATAACATCCACCGTCTTTACAGTGTGGAACAAATGGCAGATAATAAAACAGATGCTGCAATGAAAGACGCATCTGACAAGATGTCTTCTCTTCCAAACAAACGTAGCCATTGTAAAATGGAGGGAGAACTGAGATGTAGCCCTCAACCAACAACCATGATTTGTCGTGGAAGGACAAAGTGTGTTG tttataaggCCGGACGTGAACTAGAAGACTGGGAGATTGGTGTAATTGCTCTACTTACCGTAGTTGGTCTTTTACTACTGGTGGTCTTACTTGGCGTTTTTTACACCTCGTAA